A portion of the Salminus brasiliensis chromosome 9, fSalBra1.hap2, whole genome shotgun sequence genome contains these proteins:
- the LOC140561699 gene encoding B-type lectin plumieribetin-like codes for MSTNYMSKYDELRKGDYLWSNNREWKAVFQDDGNFAIYGWRQVWSSDTGGTRDAHRLCMQDDCNLIMYKRDNKVLWQTKSQAPGGFKACRLYLRNDGNLVIERDGEEVWNSAQSKGYK; via the exons ATGAGCACAAACTACATGTCCAAGTATGACGAGCTCCGCAAGGGAGACTACCTGTGGTCCAACAACAGGGAGTGGAAAGCTGTTTTCCAG GATGATGGCAACTTTGCCATCTATGGCTGGAGACAGGTCTGGTCGTCTGACACGGGTGGCACGAGGGACGCCCACCGCCTGTGCATGCAGGACGACTGCAATCTGATCATGTACAAGCGAGACAACAAGGTGCTGTGGCAGACGAAGAGCCAGGCGCCTGGAGGCTTCAAGGCGTGCCGTCTGTACCTACGCAACGACGGCAACCTGGTCATCgagagagacggagaggagGTGTGGAACTCGGCCCAGTCCAAGGGCTACAAGTAA